In Zingiber officinale cultivar Zhangliang chromosome 6A, Zo_v1.1, whole genome shotgun sequence, a single genomic region encodes these proteins:
- the LOC121995394 gene encoding uncharacterized protein LOC121995394: MFCHESFHLCDLQDLEIVQEHRKTEHVDSDEICLVHVTTVYPVSHGQLDCPTCSPLGAKEDWHKELANGQNKFNNKEHTYSLISELLPLLKHIYQNQLNELEVNQGDQEGGFSGVLLRVYEPHNELVNCNYCRTSLVDFHRSCSNYSYKLCLDCYGKIVKGTASQTPAIDSSKAGRRQRAKKYVIRKIVGKRRRHSTGERPDNSSLSTVESDRKAKNHGSNIPCPPKESGGCGNGLLKLSCNIPFVWSKTDFSSLFQL, translated from the exons ATGTTTTGTCATGAAAGTTTCCATTTATGTGATCTTCAGGATCTTGAAATTGTTCAGGAGCATAGGAAGACTGAGCATGTCGATAGTGATGAGATTTGTCTTGTCCATGTGACAACTGTCTACCCTGTTAGTCATGGACAATTGGATTGTCCGACTTGTTCTCCTCTTGGAGCTAAAGAAGACTGGCATAAG GAACTGGCAAATGGTCAAAACAAGTTTAATAATAAGGAGCACACATATAGCTTGATATCTGAATTGCTTCCCTTGCTGAAACATATCTATCAGAACCAATTAAATGAGCTGGAAGTAAACCAAGGGGATCAAG AAGGTGGATTTTCTGGTGTACTTCTTCGAGTATATGAGCCTCACAATGAGCTTGTTAACTG TAATTATTGCAGGACTTCACTAGTGGATTTTCACAGAAGCTGCTCAAATTACTCTTACAAACTTTGCTTAGATTGTTATGGAAAGATAGTAAAGGGAACTGCTTCTCAAACACCTGCAATTGATTCCTCCAAGGCTGGTAGGAGACAGAGGGCAAAGAAGTATGTCATCAGAAAAATTGTTGGGAAAAGACGGAGACATTCCACAGGCGAGCGACCAGATAACTCATCTTTATCCACCGTTGAGTCTGATAGAAAGGCTAAGAATCATGGAAGCAACATTCCTTGCCCACCCAAGGAATCTGGAGGTTGTGGAAACGGTCTTCTTAAGTTAAGTTGCAACATACCATTTGTTTGGTCTAAAACGGACTTCTCTTCTctctttcaactatga